gtaattttcgtgtatatcgtgtcgtgttcgtgtttgaaaaaaaaggacacgataagttatcgtgtcatgttcgtgtatgggatttcgtgtatcgtgtcttatcgtgtcgtgTCTTATTGTGTACGGGTATACACTATATACCAGCCCTACATGGCGTTTTCATATGCAGATACGCTATGGTGTTTGTACTGTTCACCGGTATAGACAATCATCACTGCAATGGTACATTTGGTGCTGCATTATTGGCGTCGAAAACTGCTGATACGTATATTTGGTTGTTGAGAGTTTTTCTAAAAGTTGTTGGTtctcaaccaaaagttgttgtcactGACCAAGATCCAGCAATGAAGAAGGCTATTTCTGCTGTATTTGTTGACACGAGGCATCAGTTATGCATGTGGTATGTGATGCATAAACTTTCTCTGAAGGTTGGTATGCTTATTTTTACCTTTGGCGTTTTAGGATACACTGCGTTTTAAAATACATGGCGTTCTATACCTTGTTACTgttttttaattaagttttatctttttgtaatatatatgtttttttatgcATGGCGTTTTCGTGTTATACATAGGTTGGTGTTAGTCTATGTAATTCCACCAATTTCAAAGAACGTATTTGTGGTGTTGTATGGACGGATATTCTCACACCTGAAGAGTTTGAATCAGAATGGGAAGTGGTTATCGGAGAGTTCAATTTAGCAGATAATGACTGGCTATCTGATATTTTTGCACTCAAGGAATCTTGGATCCCTACATACTATAGAATGGAAGAGATGTCGGGTCTTATGCGAATGACATCAAGGTCGGAGAGTGAGAATCATTTTTTTGGTCAAGTGTGCAATTCGAAAGCTACTCTTGTTGAGTTCATGACTCATTACGAAACTGCAATAGAAGCACAACGTCACATGCACTGGAAAAATGATCATGAATCTCGATACAAACGACCCCAGTTGAAGAGTAATTACCAATTGTTGGAAGGCCAAGCTGCTGACATATACACAAAAAGTATTTTTTGTGACGTTCAAGCTGAGCTAATTGGAATTGCGGATTGCATAAATTAACGTTACGAAGATCAGCCCGAtaggtttgttaagttttacataaatgacTTCCAGCAGCCTTGTACATCCTTATTTGAGGTAAACAATGGCGTTTTGTTTTTTATATGGCGTTTTCTAAGCATGGCGTTTTATTATATCCattgtgtttttttaatttttttagacaAACATTCTCTGCATGGCGTTATAGAgatatttttttggcgttttttcaGGTAATGCACCGTAAGTCTTATTGCACATGCAGTTGCTCATGCAGGCGTTTTGAGCAGTTTGGTTTCCTATGTAAACATATATTCTATGTTTTGAGAATTATGGACATAAGGGAATTTCCGAAACAATACATTTTTTAATAGATGGCGCAAAGAGGCTTCCCCAAACTGCTCTCACGAATACTCAATTAGTCGTGAATATAAGACCGAGCTTGATCCCGATGTGCAAAGTATGATGCGAGATATTATTTTTTCAACGGAATATACTTTGAACCGTTTATCTGGTAATAAAGAGGAgctatccttatacaaggatcatgTTCAATCTTATATGAAGAAGGTTCAAGATATGCAGATTGTTGCTCCTCCGGCTAGTACTAGGGATAGATTTGCCGAGATAACCGGTCAATATAAAAATGACAAGAATCCGATAAAAGTCCCTGTTGGGTATAAATCCAAAGGTTCTGGTTCTC
This genomic stretch from Helianthus annuus cultivar XRQ/B chromosome 8, HanXRQr2.0-SUNRISE, whole genome shotgun sequence harbors:
- the LOC110870676 gene encoding protein FAR1-RELATED SEQUENCE 2-like; translation: MSKLNMGPVKAFNVMKTCFGGFEDVGACKVEFKNYKRQINLFMGEYDADMVVIFVYNSRIVVLTGTNRYAMVFVLFTGIDNHHCNGTFGAALLASKTADTYIWLLRVFLKVVGSQPKVVVTDQDPAMKKAISAVFVDTRHQLCMWYVMHKLSLKVGVSLCNSTNFKERICGVVWTDILTPEEFESEWEVVIGEFNLADNDWLSDIFALKESWIPTYYRMEEMSGLMRMTSRSESENHFFGQVCNSKATLVEFMTHYETAIEAQRHMHWKNDHESRYKRPQLKSNYQLLEGQAADIYTKSIFCDVQAELIGIADCIN